The Anas platyrhynchos isolate ZD024472 breed Pekin duck chromosome 34, IASCAAS_PekinDuck_T2T, whole genome shotgun sequence genome contains a region encoding:
- the LOC110353396 gene encoding thiol S-methyltransferase TMT1A isoform X1: MVLASLLQSCVWLLVLPAHVFTYLGLWDSFYKKVFPYIMAKMAPAYNHKVCKQKQALFSNLRTFAGPSGQLTLLEIGTGTGTNFQFYPPGCRLTCTDPNPNFSKFLLKSLSENQHLKLERSVVASGEDLHQIPDGSMDVVVSTLVLCSVGSVQKVLAEVLRVLRRGGAFYFLEHVAADHSSWTYFWQKVFDPLWKCFGDGCSLSRETQKELEKTNFSELNLKRISVTPHWIPSSPHIIGYAVK, from the exons ATGGTGCTCGCCtcccttctgcagagctgcgTCTGGCTCCTCGTCCTGCCTGCGCACGTATTCACCTACCTGGGCTTGTGGGACTCCTTCTATAAGAAAGTTTTTCCGTATATCATGGCTAAGATGGCACCAGCCTACAACCATAAAGTCTGCAAGCAGAAGCAAGCCCTGTTCAGCAACCTGCGAACATTTGCAGGCCCTTCGGGCCAGCTCACCTTGCTGGAAATCGGCACGGGCACCGGCACCAATTTCCAGTTCTACCCACCAGGCTGCCGGCTCACCTGCACCGACCCCAATCCCAATTTCAGCAAGTTCCTCCTCAAGAGCCTCTCGGAGAACCAGCACCTCAAGCTCGAGCGGTCGGTGGTTGCCTCTGGTGAGGACCTGCATCAGATTCCAGACGGCAGCATGGACGTGGTGGTGAGCaccctggtgctgtgctccGTCGGCAGCGTCCAGAAGGTCCTGGCCGAGGTTCTGCGGGTGCTCAGGCGG GGTGGAGCTTTCTACTTCTTGGAGCATGTGGCTGCAGATCATTCCAGCTGGACCTACTTTTGGCAAAAGGTCTTTGACCCACTCTGGAAGTGTTTTGGCGATGGGTGTTCCTTGAGCAGAGAGACACAGAAGGAGCTGGAGAAAACTAATTTCTCAGAACTGAATTTAAAGCGCATTTCTGTCACACCTCACTGGATCCCTTCTAGTCCTCATATCATTGGGTATGCAGTAAAATAA
- the LOC110353396 gene encoding thiol S-methyltransferase TMT1B isoform X2 produces MVLASLLQSCVWLLVLPAHVFTYLGLWDSFYKKVFPYIMAKMAPAYNHKVCKQKQALFSNLRTFAGPSGQLTLLEIGTGTGTNFQFYPPGCRLTCTDPNPNFSKFLLKSLSENQHLKLERSVVASGEDLHQIPDGSMDVVVSTLVLCSVGSVQKVLAEVLRVLRRPPGRWAWPLLPPQQAVLVKYTCSDNAATSAD; encoded by the exons ATGGTGCTCGCCtcccttctgcagagctgcgTCTGGCTCCTCGTCCTGCCTGCGCACGTATTCACCTACCTGGGCTTGTGGGACTCCTTCTATAAGAAAGTTTTTCCGTATATCATGGCTAAGATGGCACCAGCCTACAACCATAAAGTCTGCAAGCAGAAGCAAGCCCTGTTCAGCAACCTGCGAACATTTGCAGGCCCTTCGGGCCAGCTCACCTTGCTGGAAATCGGCACGGGCACCGGCACCAATTTCCAGTTCTACCCACCAGGCTGCCGGCTCACCTGCACCGACCCCAATCCCAATTTCAGCAAGTTCCTCCTCAAGAGCCTCTCGGAGAACCAGCACCTCAAGCTCGAGCGGTCGGTGGTTGCCTCTGGTGAGGACCTGCATCAGATTCCAGACGGCAGCATGGACGTGGTGGTGAGCaccctggtgctgtgctccGTCGGCAGCGTCCAGAAGGTCCTGGCCGAGGTTCTGCGGGTGCTCAGGCGG CCCCCGGGGAGATGGGCTTGGCCGCTCCTTCCCCCTCAGCAGGCAGTTTTGGTTAAATACACATGCAGTGACAACGCTGCAACCTCTGCTGACTGA
- the TMT1A gene encoding thiol S-methyltransferase TMT1A, whose amino-acid sequence MTEASILFFRTCLALLAMPIYILSFLGIWEPFCKKIFFPFFLEKLTTIHNRKTKKQKQELFRNLPDFAGPSGELKLLEIGTGCGANFQFYPPGCRVTCTDINPNFQQGLSRSMSQNQHIHYERFLVAAGEDLHQVPSGSVDAVVCTLVLCSVQSVNGTLKEVMRVLKPGGVFYFLEHVADDHSSWRYFWQQVCYPTWKLVFDGCCLTREIWKNLEQANFSELKLQHISVPLPGTPIKPHIIGYAVK is encoded by the exons ATGACAGAAGCCAGCATCCTCTTCTTCCGCACCTGCCTTGCGCTGCTTGCTATGCCCATCTACATCCTATCATTCCTGGGCATATGGGAGCCCTTCTgtaagaagatattttttcctttcttcttagAGAAGCTCACTACAATtcacaacaggaaaacaaagaagcagaagcaggagcTATTTCGAAATCTCCCTGACTTTGCCGGCCCCTCAGGAGAGCTGAAGCTGCTGGAGATTGGAACTGGTTGTGGTGCTAACTTCCAGTTCTACCCACCAGGCTGCAGAGTCACATGCACCGACATAAACCCCAACTTCCAGCAAGGCCTTTCGAGAAGCATGAGCCAGAACCAGCACATCCACTATGAGCGCTTCCTCGTAGCAGCTGGAGAAGACCTGCACCAGGTGCCCAGCGGTTCCGTGGATGCCGTCGTCTGCACCTTAGTCCTCTGCTCAGTGCAGAGCGTGAACGGCACCTTGAAGGAAGTAATGCGAGTGCTCAAACCA GGAGGCGTTTTCTATTTCTTAGAGCACGTGGCCGATGATCATTCCAGCTGGAGGTATTTTTGGCAGCAAGTCTGCTATCCAACTTGGAAACTCGTGTTTGATGGTTGCTGCCTAACAAGAGAGATATGGAAAAATCTCGAACAGGCCAACTTCTCAGAACTGAAATTACAACACATCAGTGTACCGCTGCCCGGGACGCCTATTAAGCCTCACATCATCGGATACGCTGTGAAGTAA
- the TMPRSS12 gene encoding transmembrane protease serine 12 isoform X4 — MRQKLATASLLLLLVGTVPAVVAPQTLWDACGERPLIDKTSGSRIVGGHDAEVGAWPWDPYFWRAVLGTHNLWKHGKHAARRSIRSIIVHPEFDRETFENDIALFHLNSAVRYSYYIQPICLPSAHLYLYIGQETECFISGWGRIAEKGKTPSVLQEAQVEIIPHSACNNSDAYGGMINNNMICAGSPLGGIDSCQGDSGGPLVCYHPGDNKFYLLGVTSFGYGCGRQNYPGVYVCVPHYRRWISSQLLLNGKAGNPVSITLMIFLTVRCIVFM, encoded by the exons ATGAGGCAGAAGTTGGCCACCGCctcgctgctcctgctgctggtgggcacTGTGCCCGCTGTGGTGGCCCCGCAGACCCTCTGGGACG cGTGTGGGGAGCGGCCGCTCATAGATAAGACCTCAGGATCCCGGATTGTAGGTGGACACGACGCCGAGGTTGGAGCATGGCCGTG GGACCCATATTTTTGGAGAGCTGTGTTGGGCACACATAACCTTTGGAAACATGGCAAACATGCAGCAAGAAGAAGTATTAGAAGCATAATTGTGCACCCAGAATTCGACagagaaacatttgaaaatgataTTGCATTATTTCACCTTAATTCTGCTGTACGCTACAGTTACTACATTCAGCCTATCTGCTTACCTTCTGCACACCTTTACCTGTATATTGGCCAGGAAACAGAGTGCTTTATAAGTGGTTGGGGACGTATAGCAGAAAAAG GTAAAACTCCATCTGTATTACAAGAAGCACAAGTGGAAATCATTCCTCATAGTGCATGTAACAATTCTGATGCATATGGAGGCATGATTAACAACAACATGATTTGTGCTGGCTCTCCATTGGGAGGCATTGATAGCTGTCAG ggaGACAGCGGTGGACCTTTAGTATGCTATCACCCTGGTGACAACAAATTCTATCTACTAGGGGTTACTAGCTTTGGATATGGCTGTGGCCGACAAAATTACCCTGGGGTCTACGTCTGTGTACCTCACTACAGAAGGTGGATAAGCTCTCAACTTCTCCtgaatggcaaggctgggaatCCTGTGAGCATTACGCTTATGATTTTTCTGACTGTCAGATGTATAGTGTTCATGTAG
- the TMPRSS12 gene encoding transmembrane protease serine 12 isoform X3: protein MRQKLATASLLLLLVGTVPAVVAPQTLWDGTGACGERPLIDKTSGSRIVGGHDAEVGAWPWDPYFWRAVLGTHNLWKHGKHAARRSIRSIIVHPEFDRETFENDIALFHLNSAVRYSYYIQPICLPSAHLYLYIGQETECFISGWGRIAEKGKTPSVLQEAQVEIIPHSACNNSDAYGGMINNNMICAGSPLGGIDSCQGDSGGPLVCYHPGDNKFYLLGVTSFGYGCGRQNYPGVYVCVPHYRRWISSQLLLNGKAGNPVSITLMIFLTVRCIVFM from the exons ATGAGGCAGAAGTTGGCCACCGCctcgctgctcctgctgctggtgggcacTGTGCCCGCTGTGGTGGCCCCGCAGACCCTCTGGGACGGTACTGGTG cGTGTGGGGAGCGGCCGCTCATAGATAAGACCTCAGGATCCCGGATTGTAGGTGGACACGACGCCGAGGTTGGAGCATGGCCGTG GGACCCATATTTTTGGAGAGCTGTGTTGGGCACACATAACCTTTGGAAACATGGCAAACATGCAGCAAGAAGAAGTATTAGAAGCATAATTGTGCACCCAGAATTCGACagagaaacatttgaaaatgataTTGCATTATTTCACCTTAATTCTGCTGTACGCTACAGTTACTACATTCAGCCTATCTGCTTACCTTCTGCACACCTTTACCTGTATATTGGCCAGGAAACAGAGTGCTTTATAAGTGGTTGGGGACGTATAGCAGAAAAAG GTAAAACTCCATCTGTATTACAAGAAGCACAAGTGGAAATCATTCCTCATAGTGCATGTAACAATTCTGATGCATATGGAGGCATGATTAACAACAACATGATTTGTGCTGGCTCTCCATTGGGAGGCATTGATAGCTGTCAG ggaGACAGCGGTGGACCTTTAGTATGCTATCACCCTGGTGACAACAAATTCTATCTACTAGGGGTTACTAGCTTTGGATATGGCTGTGGCCGACAAAATTACCCTGGGGTCTACGTCTGTGTACCTCACTACAGAAGGTGGATAAGCTCTCAACTTCTCCtgaatggcaaggctgggaatCCTGTGAGCATTACGCTTATGATTTTTCTGACTGTCAGATGTATAGTGTTCATGTAG
- the TMPRSS12 gene encoding transmembrane protease serine 12 isoform X1, translating into MRQKLATASLLLLLVGTVPAVVAPQTLWDGTGACGERPLIDKTSGSRIVGGHDAEVGAWPWSVSLQIHHVGAKFAHICGGTLVSENSVVTAGHCTTGRKDPYFWRAVLGTHNLWKHGKHAARRSIRSIIVHPEFDRETFENDIALFHLNSAVRYSYYIQPICLPSAHLYLYIGQETECFISGWGRIAEKGKTPSVLQEAQVEIIPHSACNNSDAYGGMINNNMICAGSPLGGIDSCQGDSGGPLVCYHPGDNKFYLLGVTSFGYGCGRQNYPGVYVCVPHYRRWISSQLLLNGKAGNPVSITLMIFLTVRCIVFM; encoded by the exons ATGAGGCAGAAGTTGGCCACCGCctcgctgctcctgctgctggtgggcacTGTGCCCGCTGTGGTGGCCCCGCAGACCCTCTGGGACGGTACTGGTG cGTGTGGGGAGCGGCCGCTCATAGATAAGACCTCAGGATCCCGGATTGTAGGTGGACACGACGCCGAGGTTGGAGCATGGCCGTGGTCAGTCAGCCTCCAGATTCACCACGTTGGTGCAAAATTTGCACATATATGCGGTGGAACTTTAGTTAGTGAGAATTCAGTGGTTACTGCTGGCCACTGCACTACAGGACGGAA GGACCCATATTTTTGGAGAGCTGTGTTGGGCACACATAACCTTTGGAAACATGGCAAACATGCAGCAAGAAGAAGTATTAGAAGCATAATTGTGCACCCAGAATTCGACagagaaacatttgaaaatgataTTGCATTATTTCACCTTAATTCTGCTGTACGCTACAGTTACTACATTCAGCCTATCTGCTTACCTTCTGCACACCTTTACCTGTATATTGGCCAGGAAACAGAGTGCTTTATAAGTGGTTGGGGACGTATAGCAGAAAAAG GTAAAACTCCATCTGTATTACAAGAAGCACAAGTGGAAATCATTCCTCATAGTGCATGTAACAATTCTGATGCATATGGAGGCATGATTAACAACAACATGATTTGTGCTGGCTCTCCATTGGGAGGCATTGATAGCTGTCAG ggaGACAGCGGTGGACCTTTAGTATGCTATCACCCTGGTGACAACAAATTCTATCTACTAGGGGTTACTAGCTTTGGATATGGCTGTGGCCGACAAAATTACCCTGGGGTCTACGTCTGTGTACCTCACTACAGAAGGTGGATAAGCTCTCAACTTCTCCtgaatggcaaggctgggaatCCTGTGAGCATTACGCTTATGATTTTTCTGACTGTCAGATGTATAGTGTTCATGTAG
- the TMPRSS12 gene encoding transmembrane protease serine 12 isoform X2, giving the protein MRQKLATASLLLLLVGTVPAVVAPQTLWDACGERPLIDKTSGSRIVGGHDAEVGAWPWSVSLQIHHVGAKFAHICGGTLVSENSVVTAGHCTTGRKDPYFWRAVLGTHNLWKHGKHAARRSIRSIIVHPEFDRETFENDIALFHLNSAVRYSYYIQPICLPSAHLYLYIGQETECFISGWGRIAEKGKTPSVLQEAQVEIIPHSACNNSDAYGGMINNNMICAGSPLGGIDSCQGDSGGPLVCYHPGDNKFYLLGVTSFGYGCGRQNYPGVYVCVPHYRRWISSQLLLNGKAGNPVSITLMIFLTVRCIVFM; this is encoded by the exons ATGAGGCAGAAGTTGGCCACCGCctcgctgctcctgctgctggtgggcacTGTGCCCGCTGTGGTGGCCCCGCAGACCCTCTGGGACG cGTGTGGGGAGCGGCCGCTCATAGATAAGACCTCAGGATCCCGGATTGTAGGTGGACACGACGCCGAGGTTGGAGCATGGCCGTGGTCAGTCAGCCTCCAGATTCACCACGTTGGTGCAAAATTTGCACATATATGCGGTGGAACTTTAGTTAGTGAGAATTCAGTGGTTACTGCTGGCCACTGCACTACAGGACGGAA GGACCCATATTTTTGGAGAGCTGTGTTGGGCACACATAACCTTTGGAAACATGGCAAACATGCAGCAAGAAGAAGTATTAGAAGCATAATTGTGCACCCAGAATTCGACagagaaacatttgaaaatgataTTGCATTATTTCACCTTAATTCTGCTGTACGCTACAGTTACTACATTCAGCCTATCTGCTTACCTTCTGCACACCTTTACCTGTATATTGGCCAGGAAACAGAGTGCTTTATAAGTGGTTGGGGACGTATAGCAGAAAAAG GTAAAACTCCATCTGTATTACAAGAAGCACAAGTGGAAATCATTCCTCATAGTGCATGTAACAATTCTGATGCATATGGAGGCATGATTAACAACAACATGATTTGTGCTGGCTCTCCATTGGGAGGCATTGATAGCTGTCAG ggaGACAGCGGTGGACCTTTAGTATGCTATCACCCTGGTGACAACAAATTCTATCTACTAGGGGTTACTAGCTTTGGATATGGCTGTGGCCGACAAAATTACCCTGGGGTCTACGTCTGTGTACCTCACTACAGAAGGTGGATAAGCTCTCAACTTCTCCtgaatggcaaggctgggaatCCTGTGAGCATTACGCTTATGATTTTTCTGACTGTCAGATGTATAGTGTTCATGTAG
- the ATF1 gene encoding cyclic AMP-dependent transcription factor ATF-1 isoform X1, with amino-acid sequence MEEVHKSSSNSSVTPSQTAAVQGTTLQAAQLSHIAQQMSLRGPAPLTVVQLPGEQVQVQGVIQTAQSSSVIHSPQVQTVQVSSLSESEDSQDSSDSIGSSQKARGILARRPSYRKILKDLSSEDTRDRKGDEESPGVSTVTSMSVPTPIYQTSTGQYIAIAANGLQLASPGTDGVQGLQTLTMTNAGGSQPGTTILQYAQTSDGQQILVPSNQVVVQTASGDMQTYQIRTTPTTTSLPQTVVMTSPVTLTSQTSKTDDPQLKREIRLMKNREAARECRRKKKEYVKCLENRVAVLENQNKTLIEELKTLKDLYCHKSV; translated from the exons ATGGAAGAGGTGCACAAGAGCAGCAGTAACAGCTCCGTGACGCCTTCACAAACAGCAGCCGTACAAGGTACAACACTACAGGCAGCTCAGCTCTCTCATATTGCTCAACAG ATGTCTCTGAGAGGTCCTGCTCCTCTGACAGTCGTTCAGCttcctggagagcaagtccagGTCCAGGGAGTCATTCAGACAGCCCAGTCCTCTTCTGTAATCCACTCACCCCAGGTGCAAACAGTGCAG GTATCTTCTTTGTCTGAGAGTGAAGATTCTCAGGACTCATCAGATAGCATAGGCTCTTCACAGAAAGCTCGGGGTATCTTAGCACGTCGTCCATCTTACCG aaaaattttGAAAGATCTTTCTTCTGAAGATACACGGGATAGAAAAGGAGATGAGGAAAGTCCCGGTGTCTCTACTGTTACGTCTATGTCTGTTCCCACACCTATCTACCAGACGAGCACTGGACAGTACA ttGCCATTGCTGCAAATGGATTACAGCTGGCCAGCCCCGGTACAGATGGTGTGCAAGGTCTGCAGACGTTAACAATGACAAATGCTGGTGGTAGTCAGCCTGGGACAACAATACTGCAGTATGCACAAACATCAGATGGCCAACAGATACTTGTACCCAGCAACCAGGTGGTAGTGCAGA CTGCATCAGGAGACATGCAGACGTACCAGATCCGCACCACACCAACAACCACGTCCCTTCCTCAGACTGTGGTTATGACATCTCCTGTCACTCTCACGTCACAGACAAGTAAGACGGACGATCCGCAGTTGAAACGAGAAATAAGGCTGATGAAGAACAG AGAAGCTGCTCGAGAATGCcgtagaaagaagaaagagtaTGTTAAATGTCTGGAAAATCGAGTTGCGGTCCTGGAAAACCAGAACAAGACTCTAATTGAAGAGctaaaaactttgaaagatcTTTACTGTCATAAAAGTGTGTAA
- the ATF1 gene encoding cyclic AMP-dependent transcription factor ATF-1 isoform X2, translating into MSLRGPAPLTVVQLPGEQVQVQGVIQTAQSSSVIHSPQVQTVQVSSLSESEDSQDSSDSIGSSQKARGILARRPSYRKILKDLSSEDTRDRKGDEESPGVSTVTSMSVPTPIYQTSTGQYIAIAANGLQLASPGTDGVQGLQTLTMTNAGGSQPGTTILQYAQTSDGQQILVPSNQVVVQTASGDMQTYQIRTTPTTTSLPQTVVMTSPVTLTSQTSKTDDPQLKREIRLMKNREAARECRRKKKEYVKCLENRVAVLENQNKTLIEELKTLKDLYCHKSV; encoded by the exons ATGTCTCTGAGAGGTCCTGCTCCTCTGACAGTCGTTCAGCttcctggagagcaagtccagGTCCAGGGAGTCATTCAGACAGCCCAGTCCTCTTCTGTAATCCACTCACCCCAGGTGCAAACAGTGCAG GTATCTTCTTTGTCTGAGAGTGAAGATTCTCAGGACTCATCAGATAGCATAGGCTCTTCACAGAAAGCTCGGGGTATCTTAGCACGTCGTCCATCTTACCG aaaaattttGAAAGATCTTTCTTCTGAAGATACACGGGATAGAAAAGGAGATGAGGAAAGTCCCGGTGTCTCTACTGTTACGTCTATGTCTGTTCCCACACCTATCTACCAGACGAGCACTGGACAGTACA ttGCCATTGCTGCAAATGGATTACAGCTGGCCAGCCCCGGTACAGATGGTGTGCAAGGTCTGCAGACGTTAACAATGACAAATGCTGGTGGTAGTCAGCCTGGGACAACAATACTGCAGTATGCACAAACATCAGATGGCCAACAGATACTTGTACCCAGCAACCAGGTGGTAGTGCAGA CTGCATCAGGAGACATGCAGACGTACCAGATCCGCACCACACCAACAACCACGTCCCTTCCTCAGACTGTGGTTATGACATCTCCTGTCACTCTCACGTCACAGACAAGTAAGACGGACGATCCGCAGTTGAAACGAGAAATAAGGCTGATGAAGAACAG AGAAGCTGCTCGAGAATGCcgtagaaagaagaaagagtaTGTTAAATGTCTGGAAAATCGAGTTGCGGTCCTGGAAAACCAGAACAAGACTCTAATTGAAGAGctaaaaactttgaaagatcTTTACTGTCATAAAAGTGTGTAA